The genomic interval CTTCCCAGGACACCTGAGGACAAGAACCCCCTTGGGTGAGGGGACCACCCCTGGGAAGCCCCCAGCATCGGTTTGCAGCTGGCATGCCAATGCCTCCTGACTAGGGGTTTGCCCTGGCCAGGAGCATCCATCAGGTGCTTGGGGCAAGTTGGGGGGCATTTAGGGACACCCCTGAGTGGGTCGTGTCTGCGGGTCATCCCACAGAAACTCTCTGCTTCCTGCAGGGTGGGCAGAAACATCTTCACACGCAAACGCACGCCAAAAGGAATGATCCTGCCGAGCTTGTCCCCATCCTGTGAGGACACAGCTTCACCTGTGCCATGATGGCATGCTCTGGCTGCAGCCTCAATCCCCAAGGCAAGCAAAACCAGACtttcacataaaaaaaataattaaagtcaTGTCAGCTGTggttgtcttttttaaaaaactgccCTCACTCCCACTCTGAGGCAGCTTCTGTCCCCATGGATACCCCTGCAGAGGTGAAGACTCATCCTTGCCCTTCCCCAGGGACATATGGATCCCCCCCAATTCCTCCCATCCAGCTCCCTGGGCTCATTTCCCACCTCATCCTAACCCAAACTTCCACCTTGCACCATGACTCCCCACCTGCCTGCTGGTGACAGACATGGCATCGACATCCTGAATCCAGTCACCTTCCTCCTGGTGCCACCATACCCATGCCCGCCAGACACCTTTCCAGCCCCGGGACTCCCCGTAGGGTTGGGTGATGGAGGTAACAGTATTGGGAGATGTGAGGTGTCTGTAAAGCGCTTCCTTCATGCTGCACGGCACACGAAGTAAAATGTGCACAGTTAAAGCCCCATCCCATCATATCCCATCACATCCCATCATAACCCATCGCATCCCATCATATCCCATCGCATCGCATCATATCCCATCGCATCGCATCATATCCCATCCCATTGTAGCCCATCATATCCCACTGCATCCCATCATATCCCATCGCATCCCATTGTATCCCATCCCACCgtatcccatcccatcccatcccattgTACTCCATCCCATCTGATCCCCTCCATCACGTCCCCCTGGGTTACAACCAGGGATTTTACCCTTCCCTGCCGCTGCGTTTCAGCAGTGCCACTCTCTGCCTCCGTGGACACCTGCCAAGCTTAGTCAGCTCTTTTGACGCAAAGTTTTTGGCACCTCCATGGGCGAAGACGAAGCCTCTTGCAGAAGTGTTACAAATATAACCCAGCCCCGGAGGTGCCAGCACGCTAGCTGTACATTCGCCGAGCCTGGCCCAGCCCCAGCGGGGCCGGTGCACGCTGCTGTGACGTGGAGCGGTGGCTGCCACCTCCCTGGCACCTCGAACAGGGCGGCTTGTCCCTGCCAAACAGCGCAGAAAGGCAGGGGCTGGTGTCAGGCTGAAAGGATGGAACATGGCATTTAGGGCAAGAGCATGAAGTCCCCTGGGGGGATTTCTCAGGCCCCTATGATAAGCCTGTGAGTTTGGGACTGAAAGAGGCAACAAGGAGGAGTGATGTGTTAGGAGAGGGGTGATTTCCAGCCTTTGGGACCACCCGGACCAGAGGGAGAggctctgagcagcagcagcagcagcggggtCCTGGGGTGTGCCGGGGCTCGTGGCGGGCACCGCGTGGTGCCACCCCAGGATGGGACTCCCCCAGCCCTGGTAACCCCACCGCAGCACTGCTGACACCCAGTGCCCCAGAGACTGCTGCTCTGGGGACGGCGGGTGTTTATGCAGCTGAATCCCACCTTAATTTTCAATTGCCCACAGCCCCGTGCCTGCTCCAGGCACTGCAgcaagcagaggagcagctcagGAATGCGGGCACAGTGCACTCTCTGTCTCGTACATCCAAAGCCCCTAAGAGCAGAAAACATCAGGAAGAGTGCAAATACAAGGCTGTTTTTAGCAAACACTCTCACTTGGAGCCCAGTGCCGCTCTGTGGTTACTTCTTCCTCTAACTGTTGTCAAAGtgaaagcagcaaaatgagTGTCGCGAATGAGTGATTTAGGCTGCTTAAAAAATCActgtcaagggtattggcaaaagcaattttaatagaagtttataaaaatgtgacttaacagaattcgatggcaaggtccactctattacttactaaaccatacaaaggaaaattgaattagaatcaaatcagaatgatttatacgGAGAGAGAGCGGAGAAACAAAAGGGGGaaagagtagggaagaccctcctATTGAGTCCTGAGGTTCAGAATGgatccccttgctttctaaaattCTCAGAGAGGAGTTCAAGTGCGGttgaatccagacttagtctcagacttggacATCGGTTTATGTctagaggaaaagagagggtacaaggaacaaagaaatcctcccattTAGTCACGAGCTTCAGAGAACACCCCCTTGCTTTccaaactccttctcagagaggagtctaggtgcagctAGGTCCAATCTTAGTCTCAGAATTGGTCAACGGGTgttatctaaaggattatatgtgtTTACCAACAATTTAatgttcattcacagtttaaggtgaATCATAAGATTTTACCAACACTTAATCATTGAtgagtttaacatttgcaaagtgagttagTTGCGACTACAGTCGCAACAGTAGCTTGATTCACACTCACACAGACATaaagatatagatatatatacaaAGGtgtacctgttaaaaattccccttgagttccATGAAGATACTCACTTCAGATATCTCAGCATTTCTTGACAggccagggttgagcctcaAGGAGGAGAGAGGTTTAGCCCAGACTTTTGGCAGCAGTCCTCCAAAATTCACAAATCGGAGAGTctgtgaaactctgagaggcatcCCACTCagaaggagatgctggtcacagcctgctgcggtccaggagagaTCAAAGGGTCTCACCtgggaccgctgtttataggtttgCAAGACGATTGACTGTAGTCGTTAGcaaaaatgatggaatttcagtAACAATGGTGTTGTTCCACTTGGGCTACAATCCAGGTAAGGAATGtcccagggctgtcaggggatgagTGATCATTCCATTGTTCTTGCTTTCATTACCTGCCTAGgccaggtaacaggagtgcctggtacGGTCAGCGCTGTTCCCCGCCTTGGCCgtgcaagagttcctggtacatTCAAGGGACATTTAACTGCTCAATTCATTGCACAAAGGCCAAAGCCTAGCTGGAATTCTGAGATgacagagcagcccaggagaggtgggggggaaggaatgcaccaccacaatTAGCAGCGGATATCCAGAAGACGCTGGGGAAATGTCACTGCTGCTGAAGCAGAAGGCAGGGCGAGCCTTCCCTCCCGCGCAGCGCTGCAGCCGCTGCAGCTTGCCTCTGCCAGGGATGCCCTGGCACCGCGTGGGTGACACCGTGGTCATGGAGTGGCACCAGCAAAGCAGGGAGCAGTTGGATGTTTAAACAGGGAATAACTTCCAGCCTGCATGTGCAAGAGGCAGATTCCCAAGGAAAGTAGTTGATGCTTTCCAGGCTGCTATAAGGGCCCTAAAAAAAGCCTGCGCCCCCGCCTCCCTCCACAGCCGTGCTCATCCTCACGTTCCTCCAGCACTGCCCAGGTCAAGCAGACCTCCTCGCCTCGCCTGTCCCGTCCCGGGCACCCTGCCACCTGGCCACCTGGCCACCCACCCCGTGGCTGCCAGCCTGGTGCCTGTGGGGCTCCAGTTACAGCCCTATAAAGGGGGCTGAGGTGTGGGGCCGGCAGGGAGCCGTGTCGGGCACTTTGCAGCCCTGCGGCCGTGGGGAGCGGTGCCTTTGCCCTGGTCCTCACCCTGGCCCTGGTGGGGTGCGTCACACCTGCGGAGAGGAAGGTACGGGACGGGTGGTAATGGGAATGTGGCGCTGGCACCCTGCTAGACCCcaaaggctgctgctggggctgcagtgctcagcagggagccagggccaggctgccGGAACTGGTGGGACCAGCACTGTGCAGTGCTGAGGGAAGCAgtggagaggctgggagggagggaccGCTTCTACAAGGATGCTCCTCACTGTGGGAATCCGTCCGGAGACAGGCAAACAGATCCATGCCCCAGAGAAACTCCATTTCCCACCAGGCAAGCAGGGAAAGCAGCGCACCCTCCACTTTAGCATGGGGAGGACCCGCACTCCCCTGGGTGGCGGCAGCAAACAACCCAGAGCAGCAGTTGGGTCGTGCCGAGGTGGCGATGCCAGTGGCACCAGCTTCAGACAGGGTCCATGGCACGtcacccagtgctgcaggcatCCCCGGGCAGAGCcagggtggtggggtgggagcAGGATGCCCCCCCTGACTGGCCAAGCACCCCAAGACACAGCACTGGTCTTGCAGTGCCTCCTCTCCGGGTCCTGGCGTAGTGACACTGGCTGCCGGATGGTCGTGTCTGTCCTCAGCAAGGACGGCAGCTTCTCGGGTTCCTACCTGCTGGGTCCTGCCGACAGTGACTCCAAAATCCTCACCTCACCACTGGAGGGGTCCCAGCAGGATGCGGGGCTGGTCCCGCAGCCCACCTTCTCCTTCACCGTGTGGTGGAGGCTCCGAGGTAGGCAGGAGGGGGCCATCACCCTGCAGCGGGGATGCCAGTGGGATGCAGGGGGGTGGCTTCATGCCTTGCCTCCCCAACTCACGCCACCTCGGACCCTTCCAGACCCGGAGACAGCCCGGACGACTGCCTTCCTGGGCCAGTGCTACGTGGGCACTAATGGGGGGGAGACCCTGCATGCCCTGTGGCTCCTGCGAGAGGCGGCCAACAGCCCCGCTGAGGACTGGAAAGCCACCCGGTGAGCGCTGGGTCCCGGCCACTGCTCTGCCAGGCTTTCCTGCACCCCAggctggagaagggagaaaCCCCACGGGGTGAGGCATGGCAGGACCAGGAGGGTGAAATGGGTTTGTCACTGGTGACGAGCAGGGGCTAAGGAGCATCCCTGTGACCTGGCCAGCCCCTGCATCCCAGGTGTGCCCCAGGGTGGATGACCCCAGGATGGAGTCTGACCCCAGCTGGACCCCCCCTGGGACTCTCCTTGCACTCTCCTCAGCAGGAAGAGAGCAGGACACGATGCCAGCACCTGGTGCAGCCTCTGCTACAGGGTGTTGGAGCCTGGGGCATCCCACTCAGCACACAGCGAGGCAGCGGGGAACACAGTGCCACCTCTTGAGTTTCCCCTCTGTACCCTCCACCACAGCATAGGTGGCCCTGGCTGGGTGAACCACAGTGATTTAGGGTTTCCTGCAGGATTGGCACCAGCATTTTCACCCGGATAAAATAACAGCAAGTGGGGAAATCCAGGATGCCCAGGACCACAAGGAGACGGTGCTCCCCCCCGCCAGGCTCTGCCTGCACTGACATGCTGCATTTCAGCAGCTCTCAGCCCACAGGGTCATGCTTTCCCAGGCAAGTTCAGCCCAGCATGAAGACTGGGCACCAGGTGCAAAATAAAGGGTTTCTGTGGGGATGCAGGGCTTGGCTCTGGTTTCTACCCTGCCTCGAATTCGTGGGGTTTGTCTTGCCCCGCCGCCACCCTCCCACAGGGAGGCTTTGTGCAGCATCTACAAGGGCAGCAGggtccctggggatgggggctGTCCCATGTCCCCTCCATGGCAGTGTGCAGCAGTGCTGCGCCTGCAAACCTGCCACTGTGCTGTGAGTAACTTGTCCCTCGGGGTCCCTCCCAAATGTCCCCAGGGGTGCAGGGCAAACCGGGCTGTGACCAGGCAGCGGGATGAGGCACAGCCTCAGTGGGATGCCGTGGGCAGCAcgtcccagggctgcagggcagggtcCAGGCAGAGCCTTCCTCTTGCGAGGAAGTTTCTCAGGCACCCGAATGCACGCAGAGGCTGCAAATGGCTTTTGCAGAACCGGCAGCCTCCCATTCCCAGCCCCGGCGGATGCGCTGCGGCGGCTGGCTGCCAACCGCCCAGGGGTGGGGAAAGCTCCCAAACAGCCCATCCTGAGAGAGACCCCTCTATGCGGCCGTGTCCCCCGAGCAATGCACACGGAGGGGGTCTCCAGCCAAGCGCCTGCTGTGCTGCATGTGgccagggaaagggaagagagaaaggacaCATCTGGCACTGGCTGTTTTTTTTCGGGGCATCTCAGCCTGACctctctgctctctgcctcAGAAATGTAGCCAAAGCAATCCCAACACAACCGGCTCCCTTGGGGCttcagcagccccagggctgaggTGCCTGGTTTCGGGAGCTGAGGGAAGGCGGTGGCTCCATCGCTGTATTTCCAGCCGCTTTTTTAACCGGGCACtcagttttctgctgttttttctgtttacacCAATAACCAGTAGCTGGTGCTAGTGGATAAAAATAGGATGGACGCTGACACAGAGTTTATGTTTCCCTTGAGAAGGAGGGTATGTCTTATTTCTGCTACTGACTGAAATTCCCACCTCTCTGAGAAACCCtgattcctttaaaaaaaaaggaaaatctgattCCTTTAAAGCCGTGAGCAGGAGGTGTTTTGTACCAGCCACACAGCCCAGGCCCTCCATGGCAATAGGAGGcaaatttcatttcatgcttTCATAACTTTCAGTATGTCACTACTGTGGAAAGGAGATGGCACTACCAACGCTCAGGCACCACCAAGCAAAAAAGAGAGGGTTTCCATTCGATAACACCCATACGTGACTTGCCAAGGGCTGAGCAGAATATTTTGCTCTGAAAGGCTCATGTTTCTGGTTTGTCGGCGTGCTCCCACGATGCTGACACGGGCACCTGCCGGACCATGCGTGGGATACGGGTTGACCTTGGGAATAACATGGCAGGGAGGGCAAGCAGCGGCCATAACACCGACCTAAGCCAGAGTGCAGGGCCGTGTGTGCGTGCAAGCAGCGCTGATGCACACACAGCCTGCACTCTGATCCCTGCAGCGTGCAAGGGAAATAGGTGTCACGGAGGGTCTgtagcaaggaggaggaggagggtggcagAAATACCAGGCTCCTCCTGTTTCTGCGCCTGATGGAAACAAGGTACGAGTCTCCTTGGCCAAAGGACTCATTCTGGGCATTTTTATCATCGCTGCCCTTTAACCCAAGGCACGACGCCCGGGCTGGGCTTCCTTCCTCTTGCCAGCTCCAAGCTGACCGCTGTGGGACCGGCACAAGAAcacagaaagcaatgaaaaatagcagccccggggcagcacAGGCTGAGACCATGGAGCAACCGTCCCGAAAACCTCCCAGTGCAATCTCTTTCCCAGTGCAGTACAGGGACAAGCTCTGGGCTTTGCGATATCCCAGCCTCTGCCGCAAGGTTTCCGCATGGAAGGGCTGCGCCGGCTGGTGCAGGCAGCACCTGGCAGCAGAAGTGTGTTTTTGGCTGCATTTGATGAGGAGCCCGCTGCGCTCGCctggctccctgcctgctctcccaCAGTGATCTCCCGTCCTGACATTTGGCCAAGCAAGCCAGACTGCTGTGGAGAACAGTGCTGACCCCATCACCCCTGGCCAAACACCGGCTTGGTGGCCGCTTCCTGCTTTGCTGGCAACACCATCGCGTTTTATTTCGGATGACTCATACAATATCGATTAGTGCTGGGCCAGGGACTCCAGGTGACATCAGTGGTATTATACACCTCAGCCTTGAACTGCAAAACATGAAACGGAAGCGAGGACAGGGTCCTAGACCTTCCTGCCACTGTGAAAGGCTCCGGGGAAAAAGGTCCGGTCATTCCCTGGAAGTGCTCGTGGGCTGCCTGCACCggccagagcagagctgtgacccGACCCTCTTAGGAGCATGCTGCTGCCCATCCTGAGGCAGGGCCCGTGGAGGACCACCCCTTGGCTGTCTCTCCTCCTTGGACAGAGACACAGTGTTCAATTTTATCTCTCGTTCGCCTGCACAAGCACCCTTTGCTTCCCAGGTGGGTTGCAAGCACAGTGCTGCCTGCACCCGTCGCCTCGCTGGGCTCccacacccccaaaccccatgCTGGGCTCCACAGCCTGAGCTCAGGGTCTGCTAGTGCCTCCCGGGGACCCAGTGATCCCAACCAAACCCAGAGCCCAGCCCCGATTTAGCAACCACCGAAGCAGGCAGGGCCCTTCCTGCGGCCCCCGGTTGAGGGGACAGGGCTGTTGCACcaccctggctctgctctgcttcctgcGATTGTGCAGCTCCCTGTTACGACAGCAGCAGTGGAGGCAGACAGTGTCTCCTCACACTTCCTACCAGGCAAGCTGCTTGCTTCCGCAGCGCCGGTGGCTTGGGTGCGTGCACGTCAAACATGGGCGCTGGGTGCTCCCAACATCCACTTGTCTCCAAAAGTGGTTCAGGAGTGTTTTCACACCCTTGAAGGGGGGTGAGAACTGATCAACTGCCCTGCAAATTTGTGCCGTGCCTCAACAAGCTCCTCTGCACAGCCGCAGCCACAGGAAGGGAAGGCAGCACGTGTTCCCCTTCGTTAGCCTGCGAGTGA from Gavia stellata isolate bGavSte3 chromosome Z, bGavSte3.hap2, whole genome shotgun sequence carries:
- the LOC132320682 gene encoding avidin-like gives rise to the protein MVLFHLGYNPAVLILTFLQHCPGQADLLASPVPSRAPCHLATWPPTPWLPACPAAVGSGAFALVLTLALVGCVTPAERKCLLSGSWRSDTGCRMVVSVLSKDGSFSGSYLLGPADSDSKILTSPLEGSQQDAGLVPQPTFSFTVWWRLRDPETARTTAFLGQCYVGTNGGETLHALWLLREAANSPAEDWKATRIGTSIFTRIK